One Mercurialis annua linkage group LG3, ddMerAnnu1.2, whole genome shotgun sequence DNA window includes the following coding sequences:
- the LOC126673137 gene encoding protein NRT1/ PTR FAMILY 2.11-like produces MEGMVEKTASFRLSMEGIEERISSFRSSNKDCLEDKTSSFRSNKEGLEDKIVEDDVPNYRGVQAMPYIIGNETFEKLGTMGTVSNLIVYLTTMFNMKSITATNVINIFTGTVNAVPLIGAFISDTYLGRYTTLAIASICSFMGMIVLTLTAGIPSLHPPKCPATEADSCVTASGGQMGFLILALGFLILGAGGIRPCNLAFGADQFNPNTESGKRGINSFFNWYYCTYTFGMMISTTFIVYVQSNVSWTIGLAIPAGLMFMSCALFFLGTKVYVIVKPEGSALVSVVQVVVAALRKIRLKNPENPAISLYSYTPKNSINSKLPYTNQFRWVDKAAIITDEDEINSDGSPVNPWKLTGIQQVEETKCVMRVIPIWASGIIYYVPVVQQNTYAVLQALQSDRKLGSNGFKIPAASIIVFAMLTLTIFIPIYDRIIVPFLRKMTGKEGGITILQRMGIGIVFSIITMIVSGLVEEKRRHWALTRPSVGISDKGGAISSMTALWLIPQLALAGLTEALNSVGQTEFYYKQFPENMRSIAGSFFYLGLAGSFYLSSLLVTIVHSVTKGSNGHDWLDEDLNKGRLDLFYYMIAVLGVLNFGYFLVFAKWYRYKGRNTNVSEVMDGFEDEENLK; encoded by the exons ATGGAGGGAATGGTTGAGAAAACTGCTAGCTTCAGATTATCAATGGAGGGCATTGAAGAAAGAATTTCCAGCTTTAGATCCTCTAATAAAGATTGCTTGGAGGACAAAACTTCTAGTTTCAGATCAAACAAGGAAGGCTTGGAAGATAAAATTGTAGAAGATGATGTCCCCAACTATAGGGGAGTTCAAGCTATGCCATATATTATtg GGAATGAAACATTCGAAAAGCTTGGGACTATGGGGACTGTATCAAACCTAATAGTGTATTTGACAACTATGTTCAACATGAAGAGCATAACGGCAACTAATGTCATCAATATCTTCACCGGAACAGTCAACGCTGTGCCGTTGATCGGAGCTTTCATCTCCGATACCTATTTGGGTCGCTATACAACTCTGGCCATTGCTTCTATATGTTCTTTTATG GGAATGATAGTACTAACTCTCACTGCCGGAATACCTTCACTGCACCCCCCAAAATGTCCGGCGACCGAGGCTGACTCATGTGTTACTGCCTCCGGAGGGCAGATGGGTTTTCTAATACTCGCTCTAGGATTTCTAATTCTCGGAGCCGGAGGTATTCGACCTTGTAACCTCGCCTTCGGAGCAGATCAGTTCAATCCGAATACGGAATCGGGCAAACGGGGGATCAATAGTTTCTTCAATTGGTACTATTGCACATACACATTTGGCATGATGATTTCCACAACTTTTATAGTGTACGTGCAATCAAATGTTAGCTGGACGATCGGGTTAGCCATTCCGGCCGGTCTAATGTTCATGTCGTGTGCACTTTTCTTCTTGGGTACTAAAGTTTATGTGATAGTGAAACCTGAAGGGAGTGCTTTAGTTAGTGTGGTGCAAGTAGTAGTTGCTGCTCTGAGGAAGATAAGGTTAAAGAATCCTGAAAATCCTGCAATTTCTCTTTATAGTTATACGCCCAAAAATTCCATCAATTCCAAGCTTCCATATACCAATCAATTCAG GTGGGTGGACAAGGCTGCAATTATAACTGATGAAGATGAAATAAATTCTGACGGTAGTCCAGTAAATCCATGGAAGCTTACCGGAATTCAACAAGTGGAAGAAACAAAATGCGTAATGAGAGTAATTCCAATTTGGGCATCAGGAATTATTTACTATGTTCCGGTAGTTCAACAGAACACTTACGCTGTCTTACAAGCACTTCAATCCGACAGAAAACTCGGCAGCAATGGCTTCAAAATTCCAGCAGCTTCCATTATAGTTTTTGCTATGCTGACCCTGACGATTTTCATTCCAATTTATGATCGGATTATCGTTCCGTTCCTTcggaagatgaccggaaaagaAGGCGGAATTACAATTCTCCAGAGGATGGGAATCGGAATCGTTTTCTCTATCATCACCATGATTGTTTCTGGTTTGgttgaagaaaaaagaagacATTGGGCTCTTACAAGGCCAAGTGTAGGAATTTCGGATAAAGGAGGGGCAATATCGTCCATGACTGCATTATGGCTAATCCCTCAACTAGCGCTTGCAG GATTGACAGAAGCTCTGAACTCGGTGGGTCAGACAGAGTTTTACTACAAGCAATTTCCTGAAAATATGAGAAGTatagccgggtcatttttctatcTTGGATTGGCCGGTTCATTTTATTTAAGTAGTTTGCTTGTTACAATAGTGCATAGTGTTACAAAAGGATCAAACGGTCATGATTGGTTGGACGAAGATCTAAACAAAggaagattggatttgttttactaCATGATTGCTGTTTTAGGGGTTTTAAATTTTGGGTATTTTCTAGTGTTTGCCAAATGGTATAGATACAAAGGTAGAAATACAAATGTTAGTGAGGTTATGGATGGATTTGAAGATGAAGAAAACTTAAAATAA